One window of Nymphaea colorata isolate Beijing-Zhang1983 chromosome 1, ASM883128v2, whole genome shotgun sequence genomic DNA carries:
- the LOC116250197 gene encoding putative 12-oxophytodienoate reductase 11 isoform X2, which translates to MAAMAAAPTEQPLLTPYQMGKFSLSHRVVLAPLTRQRSYGNVPQPHAILYYSQRTTKGGLLISEATGVSDTAQGYPDTPGIWTKEQVEAWKPIVNAVHEKGGIFFCQIWHAGRVSNYGFQPNGQSPISSTDKPPTSDPLGASEFSPPRRLRTEEIPQIVNDLRLAAMNAIEAGFDGIEIHGAHGYLLDQFMKDMVNDRGDEYGGSLENRCRFALEVVEAICQEIGADKVGIRLSPFADYLDSGDSDPKALGLYMMKALNKYGLAYAHLVEPRMVTPGDPSETPHSLFPLRKAFEGTFIAAGGYSKEDGDRAIAEGHADLVAFGRLFLANPDLPRRFELDAALNKVVLAPLTRQRSYGNVPQPHAILYYSQRTTKGGLLISEATGVSDTAQGYPDTPGIWTKEQIEAWKPIVNAVHEKGGFQPNGQSPISSTDKPPRSNQLDASEFSPPRRLKAEEIPEIVDHFRLAARNAIEAGFDGVEIHGAHGYLLDQFMKDNVNDRTDQYGGSLENRCRCVLEIVEAICQEIGADKVGIRLSPFADYLDSGDSDPEALGFYMMKALNKYGLAYAHIVEPRMVTPGERSETPHSLFPFRKAFKGTFIAVGGYTKEDGNKAIAEGYADLVAFGRLFLANPDLPRRFELDAPLNKYNRSTFSISDPAIGYTDYPFLEEA; encoded by the exons atggCAGCCATGGCTGCTGCACCGACAGAGCAACCACTCCTGACTCCATACCAGATGGGaaagttctctctttctcatag GGTGGTGTTAGCGCCATTGACAAGACAAAGATCCTATGGGAATGTGCCTCAGCCTCACGCAATCCTGTATTATTCCCAAAGAACTACAAAGGGTGGCCTTCTGATCAGTGAAGCCACAGGTGTTTCAGACACTGCCCAAGG CTATCCTGATACACCTGGAATTTGGACAAAGGAGCAAGTAGAGGCATGGAAGCCAATCGTTAATGCTGTTCATGAGAAGGGCGGTATATTCTTTTGCCAGATTTGGCATGCTGGAAGAGTTTCTAACTACG GCTTTCAGCCTAATGGGCAGTCTCCAATCTCATCTACTGATAAGCCACCAACAAGTGATCCATTGGGTGCATCAGAGTTCTCCCCACCTCGTCGGCTAAGGACAGAAGAAATCCCTCAAATTGTCAATGACTTGAGACTTGCTGCCATGAATGCTATTGAAGCTG GCTTTGATGGAATTGAGATCCACGGAGCTCATGGATATCTGTTGGACCAGTTCATGAAGGACATGGTGAATGATCGGGGAGATGAATATGGAGGCAGTCTGGAGAATCGGTGCCGCTTCGCGCTAGAAGTAGTCGAAGCCATTTGTCAAGAAATTGGAGCAGACAAAGTTGGCATAAGGCTTTCACCATTTGCAGATTATTTAGATTCAGGAGACTCAGATCCGAAGGCTCTCGGGCTTTACATGATGAAAGCACTGAACAAGTATGGGCTTGCCTATGCACATCTGGTGGAGCCGAGGATGGTCACTCCAGGAGATCCATCAGAAACTCCACACAGTCTGTTTCCATTGAGGAAAGCCTTCGAAGGGACTTTCATTGCTGCGGGAGGATACAGTAAGGAAGATGGAGACAGAGCAATTGCTGAAGGCCATGCAGATCTAGTTGCATTTGGTAGACTGTTCTTGGCAAATCCAGATCTGCCTCGAAGATTCGAGCTAGATGCTGCTCTCAACAA GGTGGTGCTAGCACCATTGACAAGACAAAGATCCTACGGGAATGTGCCTCAGCCTCATGCAATCCTGTATTACTCCCAAAGAACTACGAAGGGTGGCCTTCTAATCAGTGAAGCCACAGGTGTTTCAGACACTGCCCAAGG CTATCCTGATACACCAGGAATCTGGACAAAGGAGCAAATAGAGGCATGGAAGCCAATTGTTAATGCTGTTCACGAGAAAGGTG GCTTTCAGCCTAATGGTCAGTCTCCAATTTCATCTACTGATAAGCCCCCAAGGAGTAACCAATTGGATGCATCAGAGTTCTCTCCACCTCGTCGGCTAAAGGCTGAAGAAATCCCTGAAATTGTCGACCACTTTAGACTAGCCGCCAGGAATGCTATTGAAGCTG GCTTTGATGGAGTTGAAATCCATGGAGCCCATGGATATCTGTTGGACCAGTTCATGAAGGACAATGTGAATGATCGGACAGATCAGTATGGAGGCAGTCTAGAGAATCGGTGCCGTTGTGTGCTAGAAATAGTTGAAGCCATTTGTCAAGAAATTGGAGCAGATAAAGTTGGCATAAGGCTTTCACCTTTTGCAGATTATTTAGATTCAGGAGACTCAGATCCGGAAGCTCTTGGGTTCTACATGATGAAAGCATTGAACAAGTATGGGCTTGCCTATGCACATATAGTGGAACCGAGGATGGTCACTCCTGGGGAGAGATCTGAAACTCCACATAGTCTGTTTCCATTTAGGAAAGCCTTCAAGGGGACTTTTATTGCTGTTGGAGGGTATACTAAGGAAGATGGAAACAAAGCAATTGCTGAAGGTTATGCAGATTTAGTTGCATTTGGTAGACTGTTCTTGGCAAACCCAGACCTGCCTCGGAGATTCGAGCTAGATGCCCCTCTCAATAAGTACAACCGGTCTACCTTCTCTATATCAGATCCAGCCATCGGGTATACTGATTATCCATTTCTTGAAGAGGCCTAG
- the LOC116250197 gene encoding putative 12-oxophytodienoate reductase 11 isoform X3 produces the protein MAAMAAAPTEQPLLTPYQMGKFSLSHRVVLAPLTRQRSYGNVPQPHAILYYSQRTTKGGLLISEATGVSDTAQGYPDTPGIWTKEQVEAWKPIVNAVHEKGGIFFCQIWHAGRVSNYGFQPNGQSPISSTDKPPTSDPLGASEFSPPRRLRTEEIPQIVNDLRLAAMNAIEAGFDGIEIHGAHGYLLDQFMKDMVNDRGDEYGGSLENRCRFALEVVEAICQEIGADKVGIRLSPFADYLDSGDSDPKALGLYMMKALNKYGLAYAHLVEPRMVTPGDPSETPHSLFPLRKAFEGTFIAAGGYSKEDGDRAIAEGHADLVAFGRLFLANPDLPRRFELDAALNKVVLAPLTRQRSYGNVPQPHAILYYSQRTTKGGLLISEATGVSDTAQGYPDTPGIWTKEQIEAWKPIVNAVHEKGFQPNGQSPISSTDKPPRSNQLDASEFSPPRRLKAEEIPEIVDHFRLAARNAIEAGFDGVEIHGAHGYLLDQFMKDNVNDRTDQYGGSLENRCRCVLEIVEAICQEIGADKVGIRLSPFADYLDSGDSDPEALGFYMMKALNKYGLAYAHIVEPRMVTPGERSETPHSLFPFRKAFKGTFIAVGGYTKEDGNKAIAEGYADLVAFGRLFLANPDLPRRFELDAPLNKYNRSTFSISDPAIGYTDYPFLEEA, from the exons atggCAGCCATGGCTGCTGCACCGACAGAGCAACCACTCCTGACTCCATACCAGATGGGaaagttctctctttctcatag GGTGGTGTTAGCGCCATTGACAAGACAAAGATCCTATGGGAATGTGCCTCAGCCTCACGCAATCCTGTATTATTCCCAAAGAACTACAAAGGGTGGCCTTCTGATCAGTGAAGCCACAGGTGTTTCAGACACTGCCCAAGG CTATCCTGATACACCTGGAATTTGGACAAAGGAGCAAGTAGAGGCATGGAAGCCAATCGTTAATGCTGTTCATGAGAAGGGCGGTATATTCTTTTGCCAGATTTGGCATGCTGGAAGAGTTTCTAACTACG GCTTTCAGCCTAATGGGCAGTCTCCAATCTCATCTACTGATAAGCCACCAACAAGTGATCCATTGGGTGCATCAGAGTTCTCCCCACCTCGTCGGCTAAGGACAGAAGAAATCCCTCAAATTGTCAATGACTTGAGACTTGCTGCCATGAATGCTATTGAAGCTG GCTTTGATGGAATTGAGATCCACGGAGCTCATGGATATCTGTTGGACCAGTTCATGAAGGACATGGTGAATGATCGGGGAGATGAATATGGAGGCAGTCTGGAGAATCGGTGCCGCTTCGCGCTAGAAGTAGTCGAAGCCATTTGTCAAGAAATTGGAGCAGACAAAGTTGGCATAAGGCTTTCACCATTTGCAGATTATTTAGATTCAGGAGACTCAGATCCGAAGGCTCTCGGGCTTTACATGATGAAAGCACTGAACAAGTATGGGCTTGCCTATGCACATCTGGTGGAGCCGAGGATGGTCACTCCAGGAGATCCATCAGAAACTCCACACAGTCTGTTTCCATTGAGGAAAGCCTTCGAAGGGACTTTCATTGCTGCGGGAGGATACAGTAAGGAAGATGGAGACAGAGCAATTGCTGAAGGCCATGCAGATCTAGTTGCATTTGGTAGACTGTTCTTGGCAAATCCAGATCTGCCTCGAAGATTCGAGCTAGATGCTGCTCTCAACAA GGTGGTGCTAGCACCATTGACAAGACAAAGATCCTACGGGAATGTGCCTCAGCCTCATGCAATCCTGTATTACTCCCAAAGAACTACGAAGGGTGGCCTTCTAATCAGTGAAGCCACAGGTGTTTCAGACACTGCCCAAGG CTATCCTGATACACCAGGAATCTGGACAAAGGAGCAAATAGAGGCATGGAAGCCAATTGTTAATGCTGTTCACGAGAAAG GCTTTCAGCCTAATGGTCAGTCTCCAATTTCATCTACTGATAAGCCCCCAAGGAGTAACCAATTGGATGCATCAGAGTTCTCTCCACCTCGTCGGCTAAAGGCTGAAGAAATCCCTGAAATTGTCGACCACTTTAGACTAGCCGCCAGGAATGCTATTGAAGCTG GCTTTGATGGAGTTGAAATCCATGGAGCCCATGGATATCTGTTGGACCAGTTCATGAAGGACAATGTGAATGATCGGACAGATCAGTATGGAGGCAGTCTAGAGAATCGGTGCCGTTGTGTGCTAGAAATAGTTGAAGCCATTTGTCAAGAAATTGGAGCAGATAAAGTTGGCATAAGGCTTTCACCTTTTGCAGATTATTTAGATTCAGGAGACTCAGATCCGGAAGCTCTTGGGTTCTACATGATGAAAGCATTGAACAAGTATGGGCTTGCCTATGCACATATAGTGGAACCGAGGATGGTCACTCCTGGGGAGAGATCTGAAACTCCACATAGTCTGTTTCCATTTAGGAAAGCCTTCAAGGGGACTTTTATTGCTGTTGGAGGGTATACTAAGGAAGATGGAAACAAAGCAATTGCTGAAGGTTATGCAGATTTAGTTGCATTTGGTAGACTGTTCTTGGCAAACCCAGACCTGCCTCGGAGATTCGAGCTAGATGCCCCTCTCAATAAGTACAACCGGTCTACCTTCTCTATATCAGATCCAGCCATCGGGTATACTGATTATCCATTTCTTGAAGAGGCCTAG
- the LOC116250197 gene encoding putative 12-oxophytodienoate reductase 11 isoform X14, whose product MAAPTQQPLLTPYQGGKFSLSHRVVLAPLTRQRSYGNVPQPHAILYYSQRTTKGGLLISEATGVSDTAQGYPDTPGIWTKEQIEAWKPIVNAVHEKGGMFFCQIWHVGRISNTGFQPNGQSPISSTDKPPRSNQLDASEFSPPRRLKAEEIPEIVDHFRLAARNAIEAGEPNMACSLCFDLLLFFLLFDSFDGVEIHGAHGYLLDQFMKDNVNDRTDQYGGSLENRCRCVLEIVEAICQEIGADKVGIRLSPFADYLDSGDSDPEALGFYMMKALNKYGLAYAHIVEPRMVTPGERSETPHSLFPFRKAFKGTFIAVGGYTKEDGNKAIAEGYADLVAFGRLFLANPDLPRRFELDAPLNKYNRSTFSISDPAIGYTDYPFLEEA is encoded by the exons ATGGCTGCACCAACACAGCAACCACTCCTGACTCCATACCAGGGGGGGAAGTTCTCGCTTTCTCATAG GGTGGTGCTAGCACCATTGACAAGACAAAGATCCTACGGGAATGTGCCTCAGCCTCATGCAATCCTGTATTACTCCCAAAGAACTACGAAGGGTGGCCTTCTAATCAGTGAAGCCACAGGTGTTTCAGACACTGCCCAAGG CTATCCTGATACACCAGGAATCTGGACAAAGGAGCAAATAGAGGCATGGAAGCCAATTGTTAATGCTGTTCACGAGAAAGGTGGTATGTTCTTTTGCCAGATTTGGCATGTTGGAAGAATCTCTAACACTG GCTTTCAGCCTAATGGTCAGTCTCCAATTTCATCTACTGATAAGCCCCCAAGGAGTAACCAATTGGATGCATCAGAGTTCTCTCCACCTCGTCGGCTAAAGGCTGAAGAAATCCCTGAAATTGTCGACCACTTTAGACTAGCCGCCAGGAATGCTATTGAAGCTGGTGAGCCAAATATGGCGTGTTCTCTTTGTTTTGaccttttgttgttttttctgcTGTTTGATA GCTTTGATGGAGTTGAAATCCATGGAGCCCATGGATATCTGTTGGACCAGTTCATGAAGGACAATGTGAATGATCGGACAGATCAGTATGGAGGCAGTCTAGAGAATCGGTGCCGTTGTGTGCTAGAAATAGTTGAAGCCATTTGTCAAGAAATTGGAGCAGATAAAGTTGGCATAAGGCTTTCACCTTTTGCAGATTATTTAGATTCAGGAGACTCAGATCCGGAAGCTCTTGGGTTCTACATGATGAAAGCATTGAACAAGTATGGGCTTGCCTATGCACATATAGTGGAACCGAGGATGGTCACTCCTGGGGAGAGATCTGAAACTCCACATAGTCTGTTTCCATTTAGGAAAGCCTTCAAGGGGACTTTTATTGCTGTTGGAGGGTATACTAAGGAAGATGGAAACAAAGCAATTGCTGAAGGTTATGCAGATTTAGTTGCATTTGGTAGACTGTTCTTGGCAAACCCAGACCTGCCTCGGAGATTCGAGCTAGATGCCCCTCTCAATAAGTACAACCGGTCTACCTTCTCTATATCAGATCCAGCCATCGGGTATACTGATTATCCATTTCTTGAAGAGGCCTAG
- the LOC116250197 gene encoding putative 12-oxophytodienoate reductase 11 isoform X12, whose amino-acid sequence MAAPTQQPLLTPYQGGKFSLSHRVVLAPLTRQRSYGNVPQPHAILYYSQRTTKGGLLISEATGVSDTAQGYPDTPGIWTKEQIEAWKPIVNAVHEKGGMFFCQIWHVGRISNTGFQPNGQSPISSTDKPPRSNQLDASEFSPPRRLKAEEIPEIVDHFRLAARNAIEAGFDGVEIHGAHGYLLDQFMKDNVNDRTDQYGGSLENRCRCVLEIVEAICQEIGADKVGIRLSPFADYLDSGDSDPEALGFYMMKALNKYGLAYAHIVEPRMVTPGERSETPHSLFPFRKAFKGTFIAVGGYTKEDGNKAIAEGYADLVAFGRLFLANPDLPRRFELDAPLNKYNRSTFSISDPAIGYTDYPFLEEA is encoded by the exons ATGGCTGCACCAACACAGCAACCACTCCTGACTCCATACCAGGGGGGGAAGTTCTCGCTTTCTCATAG GGTGGTGCTAGCACCATTGACAAGACAAAGATCCTACGGGAATGTGCCTCAGCCTCATGCAATCCTGTATTACTCCCAAAGAACTACGAAGGGTGGCCTTCTAATCAGTGAAGCCACAGGTGTTTCAGACACTGCCCAAGG CTATCCTGATACACCAGGAATCTGGACAAAGGAGCAAATAGAGGCATGGAAGCCAATTGTTAATGCTGTTCACGAGAAAGGTGGTATGTTCTTTTGCCAGATTTGGCATGTTGGAAGAATCTCTAACACTG GCTTTCAGCCTAATGGTCAGTCTCCAATTTCATCTACTGATAAGCCCCCAAGGAGTAACCAATTGGATGCATCAGAGTTCTCTCCACCTCGTCGGCTAAAGGCTGAAGAAATCCCTGAAATTGTCGACCACTTTAGACTAGCCGCCAGGAATGCTATTGAAGCTG GCTTTGATGGAGTTGAAATCCATGGAGCCCATGGATATCTGTTGGACCAGTTCATGAAGGACAATGTGAATGATCGGACAGATCAGTATGGAGGCAGTCTAGAGAATCGGTGCCGTTGTGTGCTAGAAATAGTTGAAGCCATTTGTCAAGAAATTGGAGCAGATAAAGTTGGCATAAGGCTTTCACCTTTTGCAGATTATTTAGATTCAGGAGACTCAGATCCGGAAGCTCTTGGGTTCTACATGATGAAAGCATTGAACAAGTATGGGCTTGCCTATGCACATATAGTGGAACCGAGGATGGTCACTCCTGGGGAGAGATCTGAAACTCCACATAGTCTGTTTCCATTTAGGAAAGCCTTCAAGGGGACTTTTATTGCTGTTGGAGGGTATACTAAGGAAGATGGAAACAAAGCAATTGCTGAAGGTTATGCAGATTTAGTTGCATTTGGTAGACTGTTCTTGGCAAACCCAGACCTGCCTCGGAGATTCGAGCTAGATGCCCCTCTCAATAAGTACAACCGGTCTACCTTCTCTATATCAGATCCAGCCATCGGGTATACTGATTATCCATTTCTTGAAGAGGCCTAG